A single region of the Marinobacter nanhaiticus D15-8W genome encodes:
- a CDS encoding response regulator, with translation MASSGSIIKVMVADDHPLIREGIAAVIESQADIALVGEANNGREAVEGFLQHQPDVILMDLQMPEMNGIDAIRAIHQGAPSARIAVLTTYRGDVRALHAIQAGAVGYLLKSSLRRELVDAIRALAAGKRWFPPEIAAELAEHLGVENLSLREVEVLQLISLGHANKVIAKRLAITEDTVKGHVKSVIAKLGANNRTHAVAIGLKRGIIDSSLVG, from the coding sequence GTGGCGTCATCCGGTTCGATAATCAAGGTCATGGTGGCTGACGACCACCCACTGATCCGGGAGGGCATTGCGGCGGTCATTGAAAGCCAGGCCGACATTGCCCTGGTTGGAGAGGCGAACAATGGTCGCGAAGCTGTGGAGGGTTTCCTGCAGCACCAGCCCGACGTGATCCTGATGGATTTGCAAATGCCGGAAATGAATGGCATCGACGCCATTCGAGCGATTCACCAGGGTGCGCCGTCAGCCCGGATTGCCGTACTCACCACCTACCGGGGCGACGTGCGCGCCCTACATGCGATCCAGGCGGGTGCCGTGGGCTATCTTCTCAAGAGCTCCCTGCGACGGGAGCTGGTCGATGCCATTCGCGCATTGGCTGCGGGCAAGCGCTGGTTCCCGCCCGAAATCGCGGCCGAACTTGCCGAGCACCTCGGCGTAGAAAACCTGAGCTTGCGGGAAGTCGAAGTGTTGCAGCTGATATCCCTCGGTCACGCCAATAAGGTCATTGCAAAGCGGCTTGCGATTACTGAGGACACGGTAAAAGGGCATGTAAAAAGCGTTATCGCCAAACTCGGAGCCAACAACCGGACCCACGCCGTGGCCATAGGCCTGAAACGGGGCATCATCGATTCATCCCTGGTGGGATAG
- a CDS encoding helix-turn-helix domain-containing protein, which yields MHVPSIYSTTLTITQVPQLLNDAAAMLPSDLWQAQRLLVQALEILDEGAAQRKSCGGMAAWQIRRIDEHIRQHLDGRIQSRDLANVVGLSLSHFSHAFRQTFHETPMVYVARKRVALAQQKLLRHRHSLAQIALECGFCDQSHLTRVFNRVTGTSPRIWQALHANGPVMTDVDNPA from the coding sequence ATGCACGTCCCTTCGATATATTCGACCACTCTAACCATTACCCAGGTTCCCCAGCTACTCAACGACGCCGCGGCGATGCTTCCGTCGGATCTATGGCAGGCCCAACGGTTGCTGGTACAGGCCTTGGAAATTCTGGACGAGGGAGCGGCGCAGCGGAAGTCCTGCGGCGGTATGGCAGCTTGGCAGATCAGGCGAATCGACGAGCACATCCGCCAGCACCTCGACGGCCGGATCCAGTCCAGAGACCTGGCGAACGTTGTTGGCTTGAGCCTCAGCCACTTTTCCCACGCCTTCCGCCAGACCTTTCACGAGACTCCGATGGTCTATGTCGCCAGAAAACGGGTTGCGCTGGCCCAGCAAAAATTACTTCGCCATCGCCACTCCCTGGCGCAGATCGCCCTTGAATGCGGCTTCTGTGACCAGTCCCATCTCACCCGGGTCTTCAACCGAGTGACGGGGACGAGTCCGAGAATCTGGCAGGCTCTACATGCCAACGGCCCAGTCATGACCGATGTCGATAATCCGGCCTGA
- the lpdA gene encoding dihydrolipoyl dehydrogenase, translating into MKNYDVLVIGGGPGGYNAAIRAGQLGLKVGCIEGRETLGGTCLNVGCMPSKALLHASEYFEAAVGKEFATLGIEVKPKLNLEQMMKQKTESVDALTKGIEFLFRKNKVDWIKGWGRLAGEGKVDITAADGTNETFSAKDIVIATGSEPTPLPGVPFDGNRILDSTGALSISEVPKRLVVIGAGVIGLELGSVWRRLGSEVTVVEYLDRICPGMDTETAKTFQRSLSKQGIKFKLATKVTEARSDGDSVQLRLEPAAGGEKQTLEADYVLVAIGRRPYTEGLGLETVGLQTDNRGMLSNTKHRSPVDGIWVIGDVTSGPMLAHKAEDEAVACIELIAGKSGEVNYNAIPSVIYTRPEVATVGKTEEQLQSEEREYKVGKFPFSANSRAKINHEGEGFVKVLADARSETILGVHMIGPNVGDMIAEYAVAIEFAATAEDIALTSHPHPTRSEALRQAAMDVDGWAMQA; encoded by the coding sequence ATGAAAAACTACGACGTACTGGTGATCGGCGGCGGTCCTGGCGGATATAACGCGGCCATACGGGCCGGGCAACTTGGCTTGAAAGTGGGCTGCATCGAAGGTCGGGAGACCCTCGGCGGTACCTGTCTCAACGTCGGTTGCATGCCCTCCAAGGCATTGCTGCATGCCTCCGAGTACTTTGAAGCGGCAGTGGGTAAGGAGTTCGCAACGCTTGGCATCGAGGTTAAACCAAAACTGAACCTCGAACAGATGATGAAGCAAAAAACCGAAAGCGTGGACGCCCTCACCAAAGGCATCGAGTTCCTGTTCCGCAAGAATAAGGTGGATTGGATAAAGGGTTGGGGGAGACTGGCGGGAGAGGGGAAGGTCGACATCACCGCGGCAGACGGCACCAACGAGACCTTCTCCGCGAAAGACATCGTTATCGCGACAGGCTCCGAACCCACACCGTTGCCTGGGGTGCCTTTTGACGGAAACCGTATCCTGGATTCCACCGGCGCCTTGTCGATATCGGAGGTTCCCAAACGGCTGGTTGTCATTGGCGCCGGCGTAATCGGTCTGGAACTGGGCTCGGTCTGGCGCCGCCTGGGCAGTGAGGTCACGGTAGTAGAATATCTCGACCGCATCTGCCCCGGTATGGATACCGAAACCGCCAAAACCTTCCAGCGCAGCCTGAGCAAGCAGGGTATCAAGTTCAAGCTGGCCACCAAGGTGACCGAGGCACGAAGCGACGGCGACAGCGTCCAACTGCGACTCGAGCCCGCAGCCGGGGGCGAGAAACAGACGCTCGAAGCCGACTACGTGCTGGTGGCGATCGGCCGCCGACCCTACACCGAGGGCCTTGGTCTTGAAACGGTGGGTCTGCAAACCGATAACCGCGGCATGCTGAGCAACACAAAGCACCGCAGTCCGGTAGACGGAATCTGGGTTATTGGCGATGTCACGTCGGGCCCGATGCTCGCCCACAAGGCGGAAGACGAGGCGGTAGCATGTATCGAGCTGATTGCGGGGAAATCTGGCGAAGTCAATTACAACGCCATTCCCAGCGTAATCTACACCCGCCCGGAAGTGGCCACCGTGGGCAAGACCGAGGAACAGCTCCAATCCGAGGAAAGGGAGTACAAGGTGGGCAAGTTCCCGTTCTCTGCCAACAGCCGGGCAAAGATCAACCATGAAGGCGAAGGATTCGTGAAAGTGCTCGCGGATGCCCGAAGCGAGACCATCCTGGGTGTACACATGATTGGACCGAATGTAGGCGACATGATTGCCGAATATGCGGTAGCAATCGAGTTTGCGGCGACTGCAGAAGATATTGCGCTCACCAGCCATCCGCATCCGACACGCTCGGAAGCCCTGAGGCAAGCCGCCATGGACGTGGATGGGTGGGCGATGCAGGCTTAG
- a CDS encoding cytochrome c oxidase assembly protein, whose translation MSWIDFLLPYDFSPVTVIGFTAVLVMYLTGVRRLPAGRRPGPLRVGTFLLGLGMSYAVMQTRFDYYAQYMFFVHRGQHLVLHHLGPFLIALSNPLPVIGYWRHRIPEGVRRRFKPLGSFYRFLQHPLVASVLFVGLIYLWLWPSIHFDAMLNRDLYWIMNWSMLLDGLLFWWLMLDPRSPARSSALGYGKRILVLALVALPQLVLGAWIVFAHGSVYDVYEVCGRAWPIAPETDQLLGGLLTWIPPAMMSILGILLMLRRLMNDGRSDAKHLDNSPSEGAPIS comes from the coding sequence ATGTCCTGGATCGACTTCCTGCTGCCCTATGATTTCTCGCCCGTTACCGTAATCGGCTTTACGGCCGTGCTGGTCATGTATCTGACCGGCGTCAGACGGTTGCCGGCTGGTCGAAGGCCTGGACCGTTACGCGTCGGCACGTTCCTACTGGGACTGGGGATGAGCTATGCGGTCATGCAAACCCGCTTCGACTACTACGCGCAGTACATGTTCTTCGTTCACCGCGGGCAACACCTGGTCCTGCACCATCTCGGTCCGTTCCTGATCGCGTTGTCCAACCCCCTACCCGTCATCGGCTACTGGCGCCACCGGATTCCGGAAGGCGTCCGGCGCCGCTTCAAACCACTAGGTTCCTTCTACCGCTTCCTGCAACACCCGCTGGTTGCATCGGTCCTCTTCGTCGGCCTGATCTATCTCTGGTTGTGGCCGTCGATCCACTTCGACGCCATGCTTAACCGTGACCTTTACTGGATCATGAACTGGAGCATGCTACTGGATGGCTTGCTGTTCTGGTGGCTGATGCTTGATCCGCGCTCCCCCGCTCGATCTTCGGCCCTGGGTTATGGCAAGCGCATCCTGGTGCTTGCCCTAGTCGCACTGCCTCAACTGGTGCTGGGCGCCTGGATCGTGTTCGCCCATGGTTCCGTCTATGACGTTTACGAAGTCTGTGGCCGCGCCTGGCCGATTGCCCCGGAGACCGACCAGTTGCTCGGCGGTCTGCTCACCTGGATCCCGCCAGCGATGATGAGCATCCTGGGTATATTGCTCATGCTTCGACGGTTGATGAACGATGGACGCAGTGATGCCAAACACCTTGACAATTCACCTTCAGAAGGTGCCCCAATATCATGA
- a CDS encoding YdcH family protein produces the protein MSISDHALDKDFPEYKDLIRELRGSDVQFKELSDHYDKLDKSIRGLEYREVPTDDTHFMEMKKERAHLKDTLYTKLSNHPI, from the coding sequence ATGTCGATCAGTGATCACGCGTTGGATAAAGATTTTCCTGAGTACAAGGACCTGATTCGTGAGTTACGCGGCTCAGATGTGCAGTTCAAGGAGCTCTCTGACCACTACGACAAGTTGGACAAGTCCATTCGAGGACTCGAGTACCGCGAAGTCCCCACCGACGACACGCACTTCATGGAGATGAAGAAGGAGCGTGCCCACCTCAAGGACACACTCTACACCAAGCTATCGAACCACCCGATCTGA
- a CDS encoding peptidoglycan DD-metalloendopeptidase family protein, whose protein sequence is MSFSLRFSPKVRHLLVLVVVCVLTLLFFWRSESSSAVSIPVETFPDKRVAGNHASADEEGPVQLPVTAEPGVSEAGEENAFAEAIEPQPTSVDYQIQSGDTLSEIFEKQAIPARTLHQLLEADAEFLALETLQPGTSLRFSFDSNKQLQSLELELDPARTVTYSRLEGGDFEHELVTKPLHWHTALVAGDIQGSFYASGLEAGLNKGQVAQVSQLLKNKLNFRRDLRAGDTFSVVVGEEMTATEATGNTRIEAIVMHRGSKNYYAFLYSDGNYYDESGESVTPAFLRYPTKRHYRVSSPFNPRRLHPVTGRRSPHNGVDLATPSGTPIMSTGDGIVSRIGNHPYAGKYVEVEHSGAFKTRYLHLSKILVKRGQAVKRGEKIALSGATGRVTGPHLHFEFHVKRHPVNPLTAKIPTSAQVPEDGLVAFKRQIRRQMAQLKQPEQAPTQLARRSEADARGRREDWTKLCKRPGQCRYNTSSKQ, encoded by the coding sequence ATGTCCTTTTCACTTCGTTTTTCCCCCAAGGTACGCCATCTTCTTGTCCTTGTTGTCGTCTGTGTCCTGACGCTCCTGTTCTTCTGGCGTTCCGAGTCCTCAAGCGCCGTATCCATTCCGGTGGAGACTTTCCCTGACAAGCGAGTGGCCGGGAATCATGCCTCGGCCGACGAAGAAGGCCCTGTTCAGCTCCCCGTTACCGCCGAGCCTGGCGTGTCCGAAGCCGGGGAAGAGAATGCGTTTGCCGAGGCCATCGAACCTCAACCGACCTCGGTGGATTACCAGATCCAGTCCGGCGATACCCTGAGTGAGATCTTCGAGAAGCAGGCGATCCCTGCCAGGACCTTGCATCAGTTGCTGGAGGCAGATGCGGAATTCCTGGCCCTCGAAACCCTGCAGCCAGGCACGTCTCTCCGCTTCAGTTTCGACAGCAACAAACAACTCCAAAGCCTTGAACTGGAACTGGATCCGGCCCGGACGGTGACCTACTCCCGTTTGGAAGGAGGCGATTTCGAGCACGAACTGGTGACCAAGCCGCTGCACTGGCATACGGCGCTGGTGGCTGGGGATATCCAGGGCAGTTTTTACGCCTCCGGCCTGGAAGCCGGGCTCAACAAGGGCCAAGTGGCACAGGTCAGCCAGTTGCTAAAGAACAAGCTCAATTTCCGGAGAGACTTGCGGGCCGGCGATACCTTTTCGGTCGTGGTAGGCGAAGAAATGACGGCCACCGAAGCCACCGGCAACACCCGGATCGAGGCGATCGTCATGCACCGTGGTTCCAAGAACTATTACGCCTTTCTGTACTCGGACGGCAATTACTACGATGAGAGCGGCGAGAGCGTCACACCGGCCTTCCTGCGCTATCCGACCAAACGCCATTATCGGGTCAGTTCGCCGTTCAACCCCCGCCGCCTGCATCCGGTTACAGGACGGCGGTCACCCCATAACGGCGTGGATCTGGCAACGCCCTCGGGCACGCCGATTATGAGCACAGGGGACGGTATCGTCTCCCGTATCGGTAACCATCCCTACGCCGGCAAGTATGTGGAAGTCGAGCACAGCGGCGCCTTCAAGACCCGTTACCTGCATCTGAGCAAGATCCTGGTCAAGCGAGGCCAGGCGGTGAAGCGTGGGGAAAAGATCGCGTTGTCCGGTGCTACGGGCCGGGTCACCGGGCCTCACCTGCATTTCGAATTCCACGTCAAGCGCCATCCGGTGAATCCGCTCACGGCCAAGATTCCAACCTCGGCCCAAGTGCCGGAAGACGGTCTGGTCGCCTTCAAGCGGCAGATCCGCCGCCAGATGGCTCAGCTCAAACAGCCGGAGCAGGCGCCCACACAGTTGGCCCGCCGTTCCGAGGCCGATGCGCGCGGCCGGCGGGAAGACTGGACAAAGCTGTGCAAGCGTCCTGGGCAGTGTCGGTATAACACGTCATCGAAGCAATAA